A stretch of the Uranotaenia lowii strain MFRU-FL chromosome 3, ASM2978415v1, whole genome shotgun sequence genome encodes the following:
- the LOC129758603 gene encoding uncharacterized protein LOC129758603: protein MMIKFIVPCVVLLCSISALKIKFPAYLDHRQADPWYHRKCLTETTTSTIYEAERTIIPTETVTSTTTTTSATIVTSIEKVTVTLHPSDVTTTYTHTPTVVVTPSPVTVTETITDTITLSSTPMISIETMVTTLTTTLTDVLTTKATIYETHTAFNYETVTTTVLLDSEKLMRTAELIIPTKIIHEAPYSRSPEGQEYGLENLLE, encoded by the exons ATGATG ATCAAATTTATTGTGCCCTGTGTTGTGCTTCTGTGTTCCATTTCggcactgaaaataaaattcccGGCGTATTTAGATCATCGACAGGCAGATCCCTGGTACCATCGCAAATGTCTTACGGAAACTACCACCTCAACGATCTACGAAGCGGAACGCACCATCATTCCAACGGAAACGGTTACCTCAACTACGACCACTACTAGTGCCACGATTGTAACTTCCATCGAAAAAGTAACGGTAACGCTTCACCCATCCGATGTGACGACCACCTACACCCACACTCCGACCGTTGTCGTTACGCCTTCGCCGGTTACAGTTACGGAGACCATCACCGATACGATCACTCTGAGCTCAACGCCCATGATATCGATCGAAACAATGGTTACAACGTTAACGACGACCTTAACAGATGTTTTGACGACAAAGGCCACCATCTACGAAACACACACGGCTTTCAACTATGAGACGGTTACAACCACGGTACTGTTGGACTCGGAAAAGTTAATGAGGACAGCTGAATTGATCATTCCTACGAAAATCATTCACGAAGCACCCTACTCGAGATCACCGGAAGGACAAGAATACGGTCTTGAGAACCTACTTGAATAG